Proteins from a genomic interval of Crassostrea angulata isolate pt1a10 chromosome 7, ASM2561291v2, whole genome shotgun sequence:
- the LOC128192730 gene encoding uncharacterized protein LOC128192730, producing the protein MQHFGAVLYFSCIICLINLALSTTNDTFQEYLQNKVLPRDDKGLGLVSSQRLNETVIFTSNARDTGNSYLPPSWDDFCTLNETNQNNVTTYAYFCVINSTSSGRWNFTELRSYVSTRDIKYSFDVLCENGANISLPLNAKATNIRKLRVRDCIATDYYADYLNYALDDFPDELEEYVLINIKYLLSVQSMVKSYRKQSDSLPKNVECGDDETLKIKIERNLTYIFSNDLDDMEKEQLGTIFARFIIGRRISSRKCHFANLHLLDTSVSRSKSRFYAESLTEQNRFPALRVLNISHSVIHYIPEQFKTWWLYFPKLEYLDMSYNRIQEIVFHTNTKEMTNHHVPTVTFDFTFNNISRLSVRNFERIIKKRGIFVKMKNNPFNCSCTDEMKDVLKYIKETDWNSKKYRRYQYLRELQCHHPENIKGRFLKSLSIYDLNCDFELMPVTVALCVFSFIIFVLIVIMLKYRREIQILFFTRFHCILPCQPSQTYEDKMFDAFVSYSNDDKDWVHSTFDYNKHKRLAHLKFCMHHKDFVAGKTILENIVKSVEDSRHTMIVLSKNFLESHFCMWEFQEAFQQSIVERKRHLIIILLEDIPENDLPHEVKRCMKTFTYIRKDDAIFTDRLLYSLSYSRKPLPSKLAQDNEAFDAVDQLADKKTCNFKQSVY; encoded by the coding sequence ATGCAACATTTCGGCGCTGTTCTTTACTTTTCTTGCATAATTTGTCTGATTAACTTAGCACTTTCAACAACCAACGATACTTTTCAAGAATATCTACAAAACAAAGTTTTGCCTCGAGATGACAAAGGACTTGGTTTGGTTTCCTCACAGCGCCTAAATGAAACCGTAATTTTTACCTCGAATGCTAGGGATACAGGTAACTCGTATCTTCCGCCATCTTGGGATGACTTTTGTACTCTGAATGAAACCAATCAAAACAATGTTACAACATATGCTTATTTCTGTGTCATAAATTCTACTAGCTCCGGAAGATGGAACTTCACGGAGCTAAGAAGTTATGTGTCAACAAGAGATATAAAATACAGTTTTGATGTACTATGTGAAAATGGTGCAAACATATCTCTGCCTTTAAATGCGAAAGCAACAAACATTCGCAAATTACGTGTGAGGGATTGTATTGCCACTGACTACTACGCTGATTACCTTAACTATGCCCTGGATGATTTTCCTGATGAACTTGAAGAGTAcgtattaataaacataaagtaTTTGTTATCAGTTCAGTCAATGGTAAAAAGTTATAGAAAACAGTCCGACAGTCTTCCTAAGAACGTTGAATGTGGAGATGACGAAACATTGAAGATCAAAATTGAGCGGAATTTAACATATATCTTCAGTAATGACCTTGATGACATGGAGAAAGAACAGCTTGGAACGATTTTCGCTAGGTTTATAATTGGAAGAAGGATATCATCCCGAAAATGTCACTTTGCAAATCTTCATCTACTCGATACCTCTGTCTCTCGGTCGAAATCGAGATTTTATGCGGAATCACTGACGGAGCAAAATCGATTTCCAGCTTTGAGAGTCCTTAATATTTCTCATTCTGTCATTCATTATATACCAGAACAGTTCAAAACCTGGTGGCTGTACTTTCCAAAGTTGGAGTACTTGGACATGTCCTACAACCGCATTCAAGAGATCGTTTTTCATACAAACACTAAAGAAATGACTAACCACCACGTTCCTACTGTTACATTCGACTTCACTTTTAATAATATCAGCAGACTTTCTGTCCGGAATTTTGAAAGAATCATTAAGAAAAGGGGAATATTCGTAAAGATGAAGAATAATCCCTTTAATTGCAGTTGCACGGATGAAATGAAagatgttttgaaatatataaaagaaacagATTGGAATTCAAAAAAATACAGACGTTATCAGTATCTTAGGGAGTTGCAGTGTCATCACCCTGAAAATATAAAAGGACGATTTCTGAAGAGTCTGAGTATTTATGACCTCAATTGTGATTTTGAACTGATGCCAGTTACAGTTGCTCTGTGTGTGTTTTCCTTTATCATATTCGTTTTAATTGTAATCATGTTGAAATACAGGCgggaaatacaaattttattttttactcgTTTCCATTGCATCCTTCCTTGTCAGCCGAGCCAGACGTACGAGGACAAAATGTTTGATGCATTTGTGTCTTACAGCAATGATGATAAAGACTGGGTTCACAGTACGTTTGATTATAACAAACACAAACGACTCgcacatttaaaattttgcatGCACCACAAAGATTTTGTTGCAGGAAAAACAATTCTGGAAAACATTGTCAAATCCGTGGAAGATAGCAGACACACAATGATAGTTCTATCAAAGAACTTTCTAGAAAGTCATTTTTGTATGTGGGAATTTCAAGAGGCCTTTCAGCAAAGTATTGTTGAGAGAAAGCGTCATCTTATCATAATTTTACTGGAAGATATTCCGGAAAATGATCTCCCACATGAGGTAAAAAGGTGTATGAAGACTTTTACTTACATTCGAAAAGATGATGCAATTTTTACAGACAGGTTGCTTTACTCCTTGTCCTACAGTCGAAAACCTTTGCCGTCAAAGCTTGCCCAGGACAACGAAGCTTTTGATGCTGTTGATCAGCTTGCTGacaaaaaaacttgcaattttaaACAATCTGTATATTAA